A single genomic interval of Candidatus Polarisedimenticolaceae bacterium harbors:
- a CDS encoding 6-pyruvoyl-tetrahydropterin synthase-related protein codes for MVAPGVTTPRWIPWAFAAAAVVLCWPLALPWVYDTHDGHYALYNAAQFDLALRDGQFPVRWLPDLFGGRGIPHFVFYHPLVFYLIAAVHALGPGFVVATKAVSIAAAAAAGPTMYAWLRESLPPPAAAVGGLAWALAPMHAVEIHVKGDPPAGLAWALVPLVLLAAGRAARRTRGGAPCLALASAALVLAHSVTAFLVAPWVAAWAFASRDREAAGRCAVHVAAGGLVGAALSAWHWLPALAEKKFVHVESAKGILFFDFRDHFLAAWQWLSPLWGYHGSFAGTRDDMAFQIGPVHAAALVGAVLFWRRLPPGRTRRLAGFGVATAGISLILTLQIARPVWEAVAPMKFVQFPWRLLAPAALGLAALVAVGSASAPAARVVAAATAAPAAITTAFALVEGNRWYALVAAGYALAGATVGLSWRRRRGDAAPAVAAMLLVAALPWTAVPFHHRFRHEPAIVPIAEPDLAPERVRLGIRRTAARDDYLPRTVEAIPPRDPGQEYLPPPEVQSPPELEVLDGGAAPRVLERRSASWRIAPNGAGRVALALHEFPGWTARCADRELVIATDAEGRIVLDLTPCEGSPVLVRFGRTPVRGAAEAASVAAVLAFAAWVLALRRLP; via the coding sequence GTGGTCGCCCCCGGAGTGACGACCCCGCGGTGGATCCCGTGGGCGTTCGCCGCGGCGGCGGTCGTGTTGTGCTGGCCGCTCGCGCTCCCTTGGGTCTACGACACCCACGACGGCCACTACGCCCTCTACAACGCCGCGCAGTTCGACCTGGCGCTGCGCGACGGGCAGTTCCCCGTGCGCTGGCTCCCCGACCTCTTCGGCGGCCGCGGGATCCCCCACTTCGTCTTCTACCACCCGCTCGTCTTCTACCTGATCGCGGCGGTCCACGCGCTCGGGCCGGGGTTCGTGGTCGCGACGAAGGCCGTCTCGATCGCGGCGGCGGCGGCGGCGGGGCCGACGATGTACGCGTGGCTGCGCGAGAGCCTTCCACCTCCGGCGGCCGCCGTCGGCGGGCTCGCGTGGGCCCTGGCCCCGATGCACGCCGTCGAGATCCACGTGAAGGGTGATCCCCCGGCGGGGCTCGCGTGGGCCCTCGTGCCGCTCGTCCTCCTCGCCGCCGGGCGCGCCGCGCGCCGCACGCGTGGCGGCGCCCCCTGCCTCGCCCTCGCCTCGGCGGCGCTCGTCCTCGCCCATTCGGTGACGGCCTTTCTCGTCGCGCCTTGGGTCGCCGCGTGGGCGTTCGCCTCGCGCGACCGCGAGGCCGCGGGGCGCTGCGCGGTGCACGTCGCCGCGGGAGGGCTCGTCGGTGCGGCGCTCTCGGCGTGGCACTGGCTCCCCGCGCTGGCCGAGAAGAAATTCGTCCACGTCGAGAGCGCGAAGGGGATCCTCTTCTTCGATTTCCGCGATCACTTCCTTGCGGCCTGGCAGTGGCTCTCGCCGCTGTGGGGGTACCACGGCTCGTTCGCGGGCACGCGGGACGACATGGCGTTCCAGATCGGACCGGTCCACGCGGCCGCCCTGGTCGGCGCCGTGCTCTTCTGGCGACGCCTTCCTCCGGGGCGGACGCGGCGCCTCGCGGGGTTCGGCGTCGCGACGGCGGGGATCTCCCTCATCCTCACGCTGCAGATCGCCCGCCCGGTGTGGGAGGCGGTCGCGCCGATGAAGTTCGTGCAGTTCCCGTGGCGCCTGCTCGCCCCGGCGGCCCTGGGCCTCGCCGCGCTCGTCGCGGTGGGGAGCGCCTCCGCTCCGGCCGCACGCGTCGTGGCCGCGGCGACCGCCGCGCCCGCCGCGATCACGACCGCGTTCGCCCTCGTCGAGGGAAACCGCTGGTACGCCCTCGTCGCCGCCGGATACGCGCTCGCCGGAGCGACGGTCGGCCTGTCGTGGCGGCGGCGGCGGGGCGACGCCGCCCCCGCCGTCGCGGCGATGCTCCTCGTCGCCGCCCTCCCGTGGACGGCGGTCCCGTTCCACCATCGTTTCCGGCACGAGCCGGCGATCGTCCCGATCGCCGAGCCGGACCTCGCCCCCGAGCGCGTGCGCCTCGGGATCCGGCGCACCGCGGCGCGCGACGACTACCTGCCGCGGACCGTCGAGGCGATCCCGCCGCGCGACCCCGGGCAGGAGTACCTGCCCCCGCCGGAGGTGCAGTCGCCTCCCGAGCTCGAGGTCCTCGACGGCGGCGCCGCGCCCCGCGTCCTCGAGCGACGCAGCGCGTCGTGGCGGATCGCCCCGAACGGGGCGGGACGGGTCGCGCTCGCGCTCCACGAGTTCCCGGGCTGGACGGCGCGATGCGCGGATCGCGAACTCGTCATCGCGACGGACGCCGAAGGTCGGATCGTCCTCGACCTCACCCCCTGTGAGGGATCGCCGGTCCTCGTTCGGTTCGGACGCACCCCCGTCCGGGGCGCCGCGGAGGCGGCGAGCGTCGCGGCCGTCCTCGCCTTCGCCGCGTGGGTGCTGGCGCTTCGCCGACTCCCCTGA
- a CDS encoding amidohydrolase family protein has product MRRFTLALLPLALVVPALAAEEAADEKPWKVDAPHGPTRPLSFTTDEGTWLHLDLSPDGSTIVFSLLGDLYVMPAGGGEARRITSGAAMDVQPRFAPDGKRIAFASDRGGLENLWIADADGGNARQVSTEKGSTVSAPAWTPDGQWLVGRKRLTDASSIGAVELWMWHLRGGEGLQVTKKEEQPDAADPAFSRDGRYLYFSARDARYRYDRNVNEGIWQVKRYDRTTGQVIPLTGEFGGSAAPTPSPDGASLAFVRRVRAKTRLEVLDLATGRTRVVADDVQRDNQEGFAFHGVFPGFAWTPDSKGIVATAEGKVWRWDAATGTRAAVPFTAKVDQRIAETVRQPRRIGEGDVRVRIVRWPVESPDGKRLVFSAAGHLYGMDLPGGKPERLTQSADLEYAPAFSRDGSTLAFVTWNDGDGGNVWTMPARGGAAKKVTGRPGHYANPSFSPDGTRIVYLASSGATFRGDDLGNELWHEVRVVPASGGESRYVTGAKNRGPNRRMPRPMYDAKGERILFVDDESPAKPGDPPRAALVSVKEDGTDRRAHLRFALGEEAVVSPDGRFVVYNELHDAFVAAMPALDAQTIDLAASGAPVPVARLTDAGGEWVNWADGGKTVTWIYGPVYKRVALDKALPEPKPPAEDDAKQDDAKKDESKKDEKSKLPEATAIEITLTLPRAKPSGTVAYTGARVVTMKGDEVLERGTIVVKDDRIVAVGAAAPPAGARVVDLTGATIIPGLIDEHAHLHYSTLDVFPERPWKYAANLAYGITTTHDPSASTQEVFAQAEMVEAGRMTGPRIFSTGFILYGANLPGKAVIDKKEDAAKHLERLKALGAFSVKSYMQPRRDVRQWILDAARKLDMLVVPEGGGDLETNVGMILDGHTTIEHALPIAPLYKDVTTLFAKSGTAYTPTLLVAYGGISGDKWFHQHYDLWKDERLQKFVPQSIVDSVGRIRGVMATDPADWHHLDVAASAKKVVDAGGRVCLGGHGQMQGLGPHWELWAFVQGGMTPLEALRVGTLHPAQTLGLDRDLGSIEAGKLADFVVLDKNPLERIENTETVRLVVKNGRAYTPDELALPKR; this is encoded by the coding sequence ATGCGCCGCTTCACGCTCGCCTTGCTCCCGCTCGCGCTCGTCGTTCCGGCCCTCGCCGCCGAGGAGGCCGCCGACGAGAAACCCTGGAAGGTCGATGCTCCGCACGGCCCGACCCGGCCCCTGAGCTTCACGACCGACGAGGGGACCTGGCTGCACCTGGACCTGTCCCCCGACGGCTCCACGATCGTCTTCTCGCTCCTCGGCGACCTCTACGTGATGCCCGCCGGCGGAGGCGAGGCCAGGAGGATCACGAGCGGCGCGGCGATGGACGTTCAGCCCCGCTTCGCTCCCGACGGGAAGCGGATCGCGTTCGCGAGCGACCGCGGAGGGCTCGAGAACCTCTGGATCGCCGACGCCGACGGCGGGAACGCGCGCCAGGTCTCGACCGAGAAGGGGTCCACCGTCTCCGCGCCGGCGTGGACCCCGGACGGCCAGTGGCTCGTCGGGCGCAAGCGCCTGACCGACGCCTCCTCCATCGGGGCCGTCGAGCTGTGGATGTGGCACCTGCGCGGCGGCGAAGGATTGCAGGTCACCAAGAAGGAGGAGCAGCCCGACGCCGCCGATCCCGCCTTCTCGCGCGACGGCCGCTACCTCTACTTCTCGGCGCGCGACGCCCGGTACCGGTACGACCGCAACGTCAACGAGGGAATCTGGCAGGTCAAGCGGTACGACCGGACCACGGGGCAGGTGATCCCCCTCACCGGAGAGTTCGGCGGCTCCGCGGCGCCGACCCCCTCCCCCGACGGCGCGTCGCTCGCCTTCGTCCGGCGCGTGAGGGCGAAGACCCGGCTCGAGGTCCTCGACCTCGCCACCGGCCGGACGCGTGTCGTCGCGGACGACGTGCAGCGCGACAACCAGGAAGGGTTCGCCTTCCACGGCGTCTTCCCCGGGTTCGCCTGGACCCCGGATTCGAAGGGGATCGTCGCGACCGCCGAGGGCAAGGTCTGGCGCTGGGACGCGGCGACGGGCACCCGGGCCGCGGTCCCCTTCACCGCGAAGGTCGATCAGCGGATCGCCGAGACCGTGCGCCAACCCCGTCGAATCGGCGAGGGGGACGTCCGCGTCCGGATCGTCCGCTGGCCCGTCGAATCCCCCGACGGCAAGCGCCTCGTCTTCTCCGCCGCCGGGCACCTCTACGGGATGGACCTTCCGGGCGGCAAGCCCGAGCGCCTCACGCAGAGCGCGGACCTCGAGTACGCCCCCGCCTTCTCGCGAGACGGCTCGACCCTCGCCTTCGTGACCTGGAACGACGGCGACGGCGGGAACGTGTGGACCATGCCCGCGCGGGGCGGGGCCGCGAAGAAGGTGACCGGCCGGCCCGGCCACTACGCCAACCCGTCGTTCTCCCCCGACGGCACGCGGATCGTCTACCTCGCCTCGAGCGGTGCGACCTTCCGCGGCGACGACCTGGGCAACGAGCTCTGGCACGAGGTGCGCGTCGTCCCGGCTTCCGGGGGCGAGTCCCGATACGTGACGGGGGCGAAGAACCGGGGCCCGAACCGGCGCATGCCGCGACCGATGTACGACGCGAAGGGAGAGCGGATCCTGTTCGTCGACGACGAGTCGCCGGCGAAGCCCGGAGATCCGCCGCGCGCGGCCCTCGTCTCGGTGAAGGAGGACGGCACCGACCGGCGCGCGCACCTGCGATTCGCCCTGGGCGAGGAGGCGGTCGTCTCCCCCGACGGCCGCTTCGTCGTCTACAACGAGCTCCACGACGCCTTCGTCGCCGCGATGCCCGCGCTCGACGCGCAGACGATCGACCTCGCGGCCTCGGGAGCACCGGTTCCGGTCGCGCGCCTCACCGACGCGGGGGGCGAGTGGGTGAACTGGGCCGACGGCGGAAAGACCGTCACGTGGATCTACGGGCCGGTCTACAAGCGCGTCGCGCTCGACAAGGCGCTGCCGGAGCCGAAACCTCCGGCCGAGGACGACGCGAAGCAAGACGACGCGAAGAAGGACGAGTCGAAGAAGGACGAGAAGTCGAAGCTCCCCGAGGCCACGGCGATCGAGATCACGCTCACCCTCCCCCGCGCGAAGCCATCGGGGACGGTCGCCTACACCGGCGCGCGCGTCGTGACGATGAAGGGGGACGAGGTCCTCGAACGCGGCACGATCGTCGTGAAGGACGACCGCATCGTCGCGGTCGGAGCCGCCGCGCCCCCCGCCGGCGCCAGGGTCGTCGACCTCACCGGCGCCACGATCATCCCCGGATTGATCGACGAACACGCGCACCTGCACTACTCGACGCTCGACGTGTTCCCGGAGAGGCCCTGGAAATACGCCGCGAACCTCGCCTACGGCATCACGACGACGCACGACCCTTCGGCCTCGACGCAGGAGGTCTTCGCCCAGGCCGAGATGGTCGAAGCGGGGCGGATGACCGGGCCTCGGATCTTCTCCACGGGGTTCATCCTCTACGGCGCGAATCTCCCCGGGAAGGCGGTGATCGACAAGAAGGAGGACGCGGCCAAGCACCTCGAGCGCCTGAAGGCCCTCGGCGCGTTCTCGGTGAAGTCGTACATGCAGCCCAGGCGCGACGTGCGGCAGTGGATCCTCGACGCCGCCCGCAAGCTCGACATGCTCGTGGTTCCCGAAGGGGGCGGAGACCTCGAGACCAACGTCGGGATGATCCTCGACGGCCACACGACGATCGAGCACGCCCTGCCGATCGCCCCGCTGTACAAGGACGTCACCACCCTCTTCGCGAAGTCGGGAACCGCCTACACGCCGACCCTGCTCGTCGCGTACGGAGGAATCTCCGGCGACAAGTGGTTCCACCAGCACTACGACCTGTGGAAGGACGAGCGCCTGCAGAAGTTCGTCCCGCAGTCGATCGTGGACTCCGTCGGCCGCATCCGCGGCGTGATGGCGACCGACCCGGCCGACTGGCACCACCTGGACGTCGCCGCCTCGGCGAAGAAGGTGGTCGACGCCGGAGGGCGCGTGTGCCTGGGCGGCCACGGCCAGATGCAGGGACTCGGCCCCCACTGGGAACTGTGGGCGTTCGTCCAGGGGGGGATGACCCCGCTCGAGGCGCTGCGGGTGGGGACGCTCCACCCGGCGCAGACCCTCGGCCTCGACCGCGACCTCGGGTCGATCGAAGCGGGGAAACTCGCCGACTTCGTCGTCCTCGACAAGAACCCGCTCGAGCGGATCGAGAACACGGAAACGGTCCGACTCGTGGTCAAGAACGGGCGGGCGTACACTCCCGACGAGTTGGCGCTGCCCAAGCGCTGA
- a CDS encoding NYN domain-containing protein produces the protein MSGVNRYAILLDGEFVKKTLARRASRFPTFEEVRAEIDRIASVSDLSGEQLYRAFYYTADPVGGRTRNPMSGDWTDLSANETFRRNARLISQLEFSPDVAVRRGVLAQFGWEITKRRFREILSGGSPRIEAVDLQPKIQQKGVDMRIGLDMASLALKRLVGSVVVVSADSDLVPAMRLAWREGLRVYLDTLATTHVKPELKAHADRVIG, from the coding sequence ATGTCCGGAGTGAACCGATACGCCATCCTGCTGGACGGTGAGTTCGTCAAGAAGACGCTCGCGAGGCGCGCGAGTCGATTTCCGACGTTCGAGGAGGTCCGCGCCGAGATCGATCGGATCGCATCGGTTTCGGACCTCTCGGGCGAACAGCTCTACCGCGCGTTCTATTACACCGCGGATCCGGTGGGGGGAAGAACTCGGAACCCCATGAGCGGGGATTGGACCGACCTCTCGGCCAACGAGACGTTCCGACGAAACGCCAGGCTCATCTCCCAGCTCGAGTTCTCTCCGGACGTGGCCGTACGGCGCGGGGTGCTGGCGCAGTTCGGCTGGGAAATCACGAAGCGACGATTCCGAGAGATCCTCTCGGGTGGCTCCCCCAGGATAGAAGCCGTCGACCTCCAGCCGAAGATCCAACAGAAGGGCGTGGACATGCGAATCGGGCTCGACATGGCGTCGCTGGCATTGAAACGCCTCGTCGGATCCGTGGTCGTCGTTTCTGCGGACTCCGACCTCGTTCCGGCGATGCGGCTCGCGTGGCGCGAGGGCCTACGGGTGTACCTGGACACGCTGGCGACGACGCACGTGAAGCCGGAACTCAAGGCCCACGCCGATCGCGTGATCGGCTAG
- the hoxU gene encoding bidirectional hydrogenase complex protein HoxU, translating to MAIVTLTMNGEAVSGKDDETLLSIAREHGIEIPTLCQLDGLTDVGACRLCLVEVEGSAKLLPACTTRPVEGMVVRTDTERLRRYRRTIIEFLASEGNHHCAVCVSNNHCELQDLAYKVGLQSVRVPYLYPAKDLDATHELFVMDHNRCVLCTRCVRVCHEVEGAHTWDIAARGIHCEIIADLDQPWGESQSCTSCGKCVAVCPTGALFEKGATISEMEKRTDFLKYIVTARQRKEWVSDFLEEE from the coding sequence ATGGCGATCGTCACGCTGACCATGAACGGCGAGGCCGTCAGCGGCAAGGACGACGAGACGCTGCTCTCGATCGCCCGCGAGCACGGCATCGAGATCCCGACCCTCTGCCAGCTCGACGGCCTGACCGACGTGGGGGCCTGCCGGCTCTGTCTCGTCGAGGTCGAGGGCTCGGCGAAGCTCCTCCCCGCGTGCACCACCCGGCCCGTCGAAGGGATGGTCGTGCGGACGGACACGGAGAGGCTCCGCCGCTACCGTCGCACGATCATCGAGTTCCTCGCCTCCGAGGGGAACCATCACTGCGCGGTGTGCGTCTCGAACAACCACTGCGAGCTGCAGGACCTCGCCTACAAGGTGGGACTGCAGTCGGTGCGGGTTCCCTACCTCTACCCGGCCAAGGACCTCGACGCCACCCACGAGCTGTTCGTGATGGACCACAACCGCTGCGTGTTGTGCACGCGATGCGTGCGGGTCTGCCACGAGGTGGAGGGGGCGCACACCTGGGACATCGCCGCCCGCGGGATTCACTGCGAGATCATCGCGGACCTCGACCAGCCCTGGGGCGAGTCCCAGAGCTGCACCTCCTGCGGCAAGTGCGTCGCCGTCTGCCCGACCGGGGCGCTGTTCGAGAAAGGCGCCACGATCTCCGAGATGGAGAAACGCACCGATTTCCTCAAGTACATCGTCACGGCCCGCCAGCGCAAGGAGTGGGTCAGCGACTTCCTCGAGGAGGAGTGA
- a CDS encoding hydrogenase maturation protease — protein sequence MLRPVPVLLHPRDRNHADAGATRGTRRRGPGGALPLRPALVVGIGNVTRGDDAAGIRVAERVARLRPLADVIAVQQLVPEIAERMAEADVAVFVDASASARELTLSDVVADPTSTSTHVGSPGALLALCEALYGRRPERVVLLEIPGRDFGFAETLSDGTSEALHGAVERVLEMIEGCG from the coding sequence ATGCTTCGACCCGTGCCTGTCCTGCTCCACCCACGCGATCGGAACCATGCCGATGCAGGTGCGACTCGTGGGACCCGGCGGCGAGGTCCTGGCGGAGCGCTCCCGCTGAGGCCCGCGCTCGTCGTCGGGATCGGGAACGTAACCCGCGGGGACGACGCGGCGGGCATCCGCGTCGCCGAGCGGGTCGCGCGCCTGCGGCCCCTCGCCGACGTGATCGCGGTGCAGCAGCTCGTTCCCGAGATCGCCGAGCGCATGGCCGAGGCCGACGTCGCCGTATTCGTGGACGCGTCGGCGAGCGCACGCGAGCTGACGCTCTCCGACGTCGTCGCGGATCCGACCTCGACGTCGACGCACGTCGGCTCGCCCGGCGCCCTGCTCGCGCTCTGCGAGGCGCTGTACGGGCGCCGCCCGGAGCGGGTGGTCCTCCTCGAGATCCCCGGGCGCGACTTCGGGTTCGCAGAGACGTTGTCCGACGGGACGTCCGAGGCGCTGCACGGGGCGGTGGAGCGGGTGCTGGAGATGATCGAGGGTTGCGGATAG
- a CDS encoding PilZ domain-containing protein → MRQNDREAPATGPERHGWRVHVETPRGVEAIGVLVAPSGDLWRSRILTYPNVLWAEPGGGTTIKFLAESPQQAERRAIEYIEAHVRRMGWLRRDGLEPVESATSHEPARAPAGTVRRRGARALRHPHARQHSPRKMKCLPVRFGAARPSTLAQTVNVSSEGMCVATPSPLDPGEPVRMHFDILGHTVTLHGYVVWRRARHEFGRPMGMGLRLVEAPEIYTNFVASLP, encoded by the coding sequence ATGCGACAGAACGACCGCGAAGCTCCGGCCACGGGCCCCGAGCGGCACGGGTGGCGCGTCCACGTGGAGACCCCGCGGGGCGTCGAAGCGATCGGCGTTCTCGTCGCGCCGTCGGGAGATCTCTGGCGTTCGCGGATCCTCACCTACCCGAACGTGCTGTGGGCGGAACCGGGCGGCGGGACGACGATCAAGTTCCTCGCCGAGTCCCCGCAGCAGGCCGAGCGCCGGGCGATCGAGTACATCGAGGCCCACGTTCGCCGGATGGGATGGCTCCGGCGCGACGGGCTCGAGCCGGTCGAGTCGGCGACCTCGCACGAGCCCGCCCGCGCCCCGGCGGGCACGGTGCGGCGGCGCGGCGCCCGGGCGTTGCGTCATCCCCACGCGCGCCAACACTCGCCCCGCAAGATGAAGTGCCTGCCGGTCCGCTTCGGCGCCGCGCGACCCTCGACGCTCGCCCAGACGGTCAACGTCTCGAGCGAGGGGATGTGCGTCGCCACGCCGAGCCCCCTCGATCCGGGCGAGCCCGTCCGGATGCACTTCGACATCCTCGGGCACACGGTCACCTTGCACGGCTACGTCGTCTGGCGGCGGGCCCGTCACGAGTTCGGGCGGCCGATGGGGATGGGGCTGCGCCTGGTGGAGGCTCCGGAGATCTACACGAACTTCGTGGCGTCGCTTCCCTGA
- a CDS encoding Ni/Fe hydrogenase subunit alpha: MSKIVTIDPVTRIEGHSKITIHLDDQGNVEDARFHVNEFRGFEKFCEGRLMWEMPGITSRICGICPASHLITSAKAGDDILAVGIPETAEKLRRIMTLGQWVQSHALSFFHLSSPDLILGFDSDPAKRNVFGLIAENPDFARRGIRLRKFGQEVIEVLGGRRIHTPWAVAGGVREPFDVGRRDKLLGWIPEVKTTTRIAIDTLKGLMKRHAQEIPSFGNFLTLHVGLVAEDGALEYYGGHLRVRDADGNTVADRIEPRDYQTWFGEIAESWSYLKFPYYKPLGYPKGVYRVGPLSRLNVCDYIPTPEAEKERMTFRELAGESGAVNNSFHYHYARLIEILFAVETIEMLLHDPAILGDHYRAKASINRNEGVGCSEAPRGVLFHHYKVDDDGVLLKVNMLIATAQNNLAMNRAVRQLARTHLNGVQLTEGLLNRLEAGIRCFDPCLSCSTHAIGTMPMQVRLVGPGGEVLAERSR; this comes from the coding sequence ATGTCGAAGATCGTCACGATCGACCCGGTGACCCGAATCGAGGGGCACTCGAAGATCACGATCCACCTCGACGACCAAGGGAACGTCGAGGACGCGCGCTTCCACGTCAACGAGTTCCGCGGCTTCGAGAAGTTCTGCGAGGGGCGGCTGATGTGGGAGATGCCGGGGATCACCTCGCGCATCTGCGGCATCTGCCCGGCGAGCCACCTCATCACCTCGGCCAAGGCGGGGGACGACATCCTCGCCGTCGGGATCCCCGAGACCGCGGAGAAACTGCGGCGCATCATGACCCTCGGGCAGTGGGTGCAGAGCCACGCGCTGAGCTTCTTCCACCTCTCCTCCCCGGACCTGATCCTCGGGTTCGACTCCGATCCGGCGAAGCGGAACGTCTTCGGCCTGATCGCGGAGAACCCCGACTTCGCGCGTCGGGGGATCCGACTCCGCAAGTTCGGGCAGGAGGTGATCGAGGTGCTCGGCGGCCGCCGCATCCACACGCCGTGGGCGGTCGCCGGCGGCGTGCGCGAGCCGTTCGACGTGGGCCGCCGCGACAAGCTCCTCGGCTGGATCCCCGAGGTCAAGACGACGACCCGGATCGCGATCGACACGCTCAAGGGCCTCATGAAGCGGCACGCGCAGGAGATCCCCTCCTTCGGGAACTTCCTGACGCTGCACGTGGGGCTCGTCGCCGAGGACGGGGCGCTCGAGTACTACGGCGGGCACCTGCGCGTCCGGGACGCCGACGGGAACACCGTCGCCGACAGGATCGAGCCGCGCGACTACCAGACCTGGTTCGGCGAGATCGCCGAGTCCTGGTCGTACCTCAAGTTCCCGTACTACAAGCCCCTCGGCTACCCGAAGGGGGTCTACCGCGTCGGGCCGCTGTCGCGCCTGAACGTCTGCGACTACATCCCCACCCCCGAGGCCGAGAAGGAGCGGATGACGTTCCGCGAGCTCGCCGGCGAGTCGGGGGCGGTCAACAACTCCTTCCACTACCACTACGCGCGGCTGATCGAGATCCTCTTCGCCGTCGAGACGATCGAGATGCTCCTGCACGACCCCGCGATCCTCGGCGACCACTATCGCGCCAAGGCCTCGATCAACCGGAACGAGGGAGTGGGCTGCTCGGAGGCGCCCCGCGGCGTGTTGTTCCACCACTACAAGGTGGACGACGACGGCGTGTTGCTGAAGGTCAACATGCTCATCGCGACCGCGCAGAACAACCTCGCGATGAACCGCGCGGTCCGCCAGCTCGCGCGAACGCACCTCAACGGCGTCCAGCTCACCGAGGGGCTGCTCAACCGCCTCGAAGCGGGGATCCGATGCTTCGACCCGTGCCTGTCCTGCTCCACCCACGCGATCGGAACCATGCCGATGCAGGTGCGACTCGTGGGACCCGGCGGCGAGGTCCTGGCGGAGCGCTCCCGCTGA
- a CDS encoding GNAT family N-acetyltransferase, which produces MSVELRDAVPADGPVILDLVNRVLSEYDLTTDPAGTDADVLDLERAYAGGVFKVLVDDGAIVGSYGIFRVSADTCELRKMYLLSEYRGLGLGRRMLEDAFASARALGFSTMILETHHRLAEAIAMYKQNGFEEYEPEHLSTRCNRGMRRGL; this is translated from the coding sequence GTGAGCGTCGAGCTTCGAGACGCAGTCCCCGCCGACGGCCCCGTCATCCTCGACCTCGTCAACCGGGTGCTCTCGGAGTACGACCTCACGACCGACCCTGCGGGGACCGACGCGGACGTCCTCGACCTCGAACGCGCGTACGCGGGAGGGGTCTTCAAGGTGCTCGTGGACGACGGGGCGATCGTCGGGTCCTACGGCATCTTCCGCGTCTCGGCCGACACCTGCGAGCTCCGGAAGATGTACCTGCTCTCGGAATACCGCGGTCTCGGTCTCGGCAGGAGGATGCTCGAGGACGCGTTCGCGTCGGCCCGGGCGCTGGGCTTCTCGACGATGATCCTCGAGACCCATCACCGGCTCGCGGAAGCGATCGCGATGTACAAGCAGAACGGGTTCGAGGAGTACGAGCCCGAGCACCTCTCGACGCGGTGCAACCGCGGGATGCGGCGGGGGCTCTAG